A single window of Candidatus Flexicrinis affinis DNA harbors:
- a CDS encoding beta-galactosidase, which produces MSSFDVRDGQFWLNDHPILIHAGEFHYYRTPADQWAHRLGLLQQAGFNAVAMYIPWLWHQPAPDVSDLDGHTHPMRDLAGFIDLATEMGLYVIARPGPYIMAETINEGIPPWVFERFPQAAFVSQGGKTENVASYMHPDFLAAVEGWYRAVFDVLTPRQVTHGGNILLIQLDNEMGMIQWVRNIVDINPDTIARFAADLRRRYGDGLSVRYPAADLAGLLHEQLNDPKLPHAVPVLEDYRRFYRGYLREYKAHLWTRAKHYGMDVPPVLNIHGFANGGKTFPIGISQLIDAMAIDGMVSATDVYPRSIGEGNYHQLLLVNEMTKAVQNPQQALFSIEFKAGGNQDFSGEQASFYDLHSRLCISCGMRAINHYLFFDGENDPVLSPVKRHDWGHPVRKDGSLRAHYHRYPKLSRMLSAYGDDLVRSRPATVATIGYVLDQFMTEIDNAFTKPATDILTHQRDTVLFDFLARGLALTHRPFEAVELARTALDAKQTPVLWVMMEKQCDADVQQSLADYVRQGGTLVIAGRLCEETFDHEPCTILKDAIGINGIYSDPPFTRVTIQAFDYPDVPASFVETYGGDFDEVFATSADGDPVGVFKRVGDGRVMLFGAALPANTLEDIDIVNQMANRVGCAPAFSMSEWADVRLSTGERGSFLFVNNYRDDPVETVISSAGTPLLGGNAVSLPARHGAVLPIEWQVRPGIVVHYLTSEVVEVADDGARVLLRTARDDAVAELSLAGYHCAPSLDTEPAGGRRVKVRVGHGVIELIRGPDEQ; this is translated from the coding sequence ATGAGTTCGTTTGACGTTCGCGACGGTCAGTTCTGGCTTAACGATCACCCCATCTTGATTCATGCCGGCGAGTTCCACTATTACCGCACTCCGGCCGATCAGTGGGCGCATCGTCTAGGGCTGCTGCAACAAGCCGGTTTCAACGCCGTCGCGATGTATATCCCGTGGCTGTGGCACCAACCGGCACCGGACGTATCCGATCTCGACGGCCACACCCATCCCATGCGCGACCTCGCCGGGTTCATAGACCTCGCAACCGAGATGGGACTGTACGTCATCGCGCGCCCCGGCCCGTACATCATGGCCGAGACGATCAACGAGGGCATCCCGCCGTGGGTGTTCGAGCGATTCCCGCAGGCGGCGTTCGTCTCGCAAGGCGGCAAGACCGAAAACGTCGCCAGTTACATGCATCCCGACTTTCTCGCCGCTGTCGAAGGGTGGTACCGCGCCGTATTCGACGTCCTGACGCCGCGTCAGGTAACGCACGGCGGGAACATCCTGCTCATCCAGCTCGACAACGAAATGGGCATGATCCAGTGGGTGCGCAACATCGTCGACATCAACCCCGACACGATCGCGCGGTTCGCTGCAGACCTGCGCCGGCGCTATGGCGACGGTCTTTCAGTGCGCTACCCCGCCGCCGACCTCGCGGGTTTGCTGCACGAGCAGCTCAATGATCCCAAGCTGCCGCACGCGGTACCGGTCCTCGAAGACTACCGCCGGTTCTATCGTGGGTACCTTCGCGAGTATAAGGCGCACCTGTGGACACGGGCGAAGCACTATGGCATGGATGTCCCGCCGGTGCTGAACATCCACGGCTTTGCCAACGGCGGCAAGACATTCCCGATTGGCATCTCGCAGCTCATCGACGCCATGGCGATTGACGGCATGGTGAGCGCCACCGACGTCTACCCCAGATCCATCGGCGAGGGCAATTACCATCAACTGTTGCTCGTCAACGAGATGACTAAAGCGGTGCAGAATCCGCAGCAGGCGCTCTTTTCGATCGAGTTCAAGGCCGGCGGAAATCAGGACTTCAGCGGCGAGCAGGCGTCGTTCTATGACCTGCACAGCCGCTTGTGCATCTCGTGCGGGATGCGCGCGATCAACCATTACCTGTTCTTTGACGGCGAAAACGATCCGGTGCTTTCGCCGGTCAAGCGCCATGACTGGGGGCATCCGGTGCGCAAAGATGGTTCGCTGCGGGCGCACTATCACCGCTATCCGAAACTGTCGCGCATGCTCTCGGCCTACGGCGACGATCTGGTGCGCTCCCGCCCGGCAACCGTGGCAACCATCGGTTATGTACTCGACCAGTTCATGACCGAGATCGACAACGCATTCACCAAGCCCGCGACCGACATCCTCACCCACCAGCGCGATACCGTCCTGTTCGACTTTTTGGCGCGCGGGCTAGCGCTCACGCACCGGCCGTTCGAGGCCGTCGAACTGGCGCGCACGGCGCTGGATGCCAAGCAGACGCCCGTCTTATGGGTGATGATGGAAAAACAGTGCGACGCCGATGTCCAGCAGTCTCTCGCCGATTATGTCCGGCAGGGCGGCACGCTGGTGATCGCGGGCCGGCTCTGCGAGGAGACGTTCGACCACGAGCCGTGCACGATCCTGAAGGATGCGATCGGGATCAACGGCATCTACAGCGATCCGCCATTCACGCGGGTCACGATCCAGGCCTTCGACTACCCAGACGTCCCCGCATCGTTTGTCGAGACGTACGGGGGTGACTTCGACGAGGTTTTCGCGACGTCGGCGGACGGCGATCCGGTCGGGGTCTTCAAACGAGTCGGGGATGGACGTGTCATGCTGTTCGGTGCGGCGCTGCCGGCCAACACGCTCGAAGATATCGACATCGTAAATCAGATGGCGAACCGCGTCGGGTGCGCGCCTGCGTTCAGCATGAGCGAATGGGCGGACGTGCGGCTGTCGACAGGCGAGCGCGGCAGCTTCCTCTTCGTAAACAACTATCGCGACGACCCGGTCGAGACGGTCATCAGCTCCGCCGGCACGCCGCTACTGGGCGGGAATGCCGTCTCGCTTCCGGCACGGCACGGCGCGGTGCTGCCGATCGAGTGGCAAGTCAGGCCCGGCATTGTGGTGCACTACCTGACCTCCGAAGTGGTCGAGGTTGCCGACGACGGAGCGCGAGTGCTGCTGCGGACGGCGCGCGACGATGCGGTTGCCGAGCTCAGCCTCGCCGGATACCACTGCGCACCATCGCTTGACACTGAACCGGCAGGCGGCCGGCGGGTGAAGGTCCGCGTGGGCCACGGCGTGATCGAGTTGATACGCGGACCCGACGAACAGTGA
- a CDS encoding LacI family DNA-binding transcriptional regulator, producing the protein MTTIRDVAKRAEVSVTTASYALNDTGNISEATRKRVLAVAEELNYHPNAFARHLKRRKTNTIGVFIARFGGAFYEEILEGIHGFTLETDYELLVCPESRSTRRILMHRQVDGAVVFDPKITDGMILKLASKRFPIVVLDRNLQNDFVLPVLLDNAQGVREAFDHIYRDGYRKLAFVTGAMDSFDNAERMVTFLSEAQQHGLDVPVYEGNFTEVSGYEAAEAILESGSIPEAVFCANDQMAIGFLRAMKDRGLTAPDDIAVVGFDDIPLSRYFQPAISTIGTSRFEWGATAIRRLIDFLEHGTPFEPHRIATRFVARQSSTRAVHARDLP; encoded by the coding sequence ATGACCACTATTCGAGATGTGGCAAAACGCGCAGAGGTCAGCGTCACGACCGCTTCGTATGCCCTGAACGACACCGGCAACATTAGCGAAGCCACGCGGAAGCGCGTGCTGGCCGTCGCGGAAGAACTCAACTACCACCCCAACGCGTTCGCGCGGCACTTGAAGCGCCGCAAGACCAACACGATCGGCGTTTTTATTGCGCGGTTCGGCGGCGCGTTCTACGAGGAGATTCTCGAGGGGATTCACGGCTTTACGCTCGAGACGGATTACGAACTGCTCGTCTGCCCGGAAAGCCGCTCGACCCGCCGTATTCTGATGCACCGGCAAGTGGACGGTGCCGTCGTGTTCGACCCCAAGATCACCGACGGCATGATCCTGAAACTGGCGTCAAAACGATTTCCGATCGTGGTACTGGATCGCAATCTGCAAAACGACTTCGTTCTGCCCGTGCTGCTCGACAACGCGCAGGGCGTCCGCGAGGCGTTCGACCACATCTATCGCGACGGCTATCGGAAGCTGGCCTTCGTTACCGGCGCCATGGATTCGTTCGACAACGCAGAGCGCATGGTGACCTTCTTGTCGGAAGCGCAGCAACACGGGCTCGACGTGCCGGTATATGAAGGGAACTTCACGGAAGTGTCGGGCTATGAAGCGGCCGAGGCGATCCTAGAATCCGGCAGCATTCCCGAAGCCGTCTTCTGTGCCAACGATCAGATGGCGATCGGTTTTCTGCGCGCCATGAAGGACCGCGGCCTCACTGCCCCGGATGATATCGCGGTCGTTGGGTTCGACGACATCCCCCTGTCGCGCTACTTCCAGCCGGCGATCTCGACCATCGGGACATCCCGATTCGAGTGGGGCGCGACGGCTATCCGGCGGCTGATCGACTTCCTCGAACACGGTACGCCGTTCGAACCGCATCGTATTGCGACACGGTTTGTGGCACGGCAGTCGTCCACGCGGGCAGTCCATGCACGAGACCTGCCATGA